The following proteins come from a genomic window of Methyloceanibacter stevinii:
- the murJ gene encoding murein biosynthesis integral membrane protein MurJ — protein sequence MTLYRGFATVGGMTVISRLLGFVRDILIAAVLGASAISDAFFVALRVPNMFRRIFAEGAFNAAFIPLYTKKLHEAGEVAAKDYAAKALAGLTAVLVLVVLLAEIAAPWLVLLLAPGFAEDPDKFSLTVLLVRIAMPYLLFMSWVALYTGLLNTLGKFAAAAFAPSILNFVLISVLLGLIATGHGQDTVAGVALAWGVAVSGLLQVAIVVFAAFRTGLRLKLERPQWSDDMKRLVHLAIPGIIAGGMAQISIVIATIVASLEGRVVSWLYYADRIFQLPLGLIGVAVGVVLLPDLSHKLRSGDHDAVVDSENRALEFSLLLTVPAAVAMFVCAEPIIRVLFERGAFTATDAQASAAMLAMLSLGLPAYVIVKALQPSFFARENTKTPMIYSGIAMTLGAVLSVVLFYVLGPPGIALATSLSGWINVVLLAWALRKRGEFILDERFRSAFLGIVLASTAMGFGLWWAASALQPYFDPGYGLLLQIVALAGLIAFGLALYFAIGTLAGAVKPRTFVKDLLGR from the coding sequence ATGACGCTCTATCGCGGGTTCGCAACCGTCGGCGGCATGACCGTCATCAGCCGCCTGCTCGGTTTCGTGCGGGACATTCTGATCGCCGCCGTTCTCGGCGCCTCGGCCATCTCGGATGCCTTCTTCGTCGCGCTGCGCGTGCCGAACATGTTCCGCCGCATCTTTGCCGAAGGCGCCTTCAACGCGGCCTTCATTCCGCTCTACACGAAGAAGCTCCATGAGGCCGGGGAAGTGGCCGCCAAGGACTACGCCGCCAAGGCGCTGGCAGGGCTGACGGCCGTTTTGGTCTTGGTCGTGCTCTTGGCGGAGATCGCTGCACCTTGGCTCGTCCTACTTCTGGCACCCGGCTTTGCGGAGGATCCGGACAAGTTCAGCTTGACCGTTCTGCTGGTGCGGATCGCGATGCCGTACCTCCTCTTCATGTCCTGGGTCGCCCTCTACACGGGTTTGCTCAACACGCTCGGCAAGTTCGCCGCCGCCGCTTTCGCGCCGAGCATCTTGAACTTCGTCTTGATCTCCGTGCTGCTCGGCCTCATCGCGACGGGGCATGGCCAAGATACGGTCGCGGGCGTCGCGCTTGCTTGGGGTGTGGCTGTCTCGGGCCTGTTGCAGGTCGCCATCGTCGTCTTCGCCGCCTTCCGCACGGGGCTGCGGTTGAAGCTCGAGCGGCCGCAATGGTCCGACGACATGAAGCGGCTCGTGCACCTCGCGATCCCCGGCATCATTGCCGGCGGCATGGCGCAGATCTCGATTGTGATTGCAACGATCGTGGCCAGTCTCGAAGGCCGTGTCGTGTCGTGGCTGTATTACGCGGATCGCATCTTCCAACTGCCGCTCGGTCTTATCGGGGTCGCGGTCGGCGTCGTGCTGCTCCCGGATCTCAGCCACAAGCTACGGTCGGGTGATCATGACGCCGTTGTAGACAGCGAGAACAGGGCGCTGGAGTTTTCGCTGCTGCTGACGGTGCCGGCGGCCGTTGCCATGTTCGTGTGCGCCGAGCCCATCATCCGCGTCCTGTTCGAGCGCGGCGCCTTCACCGCGACCGATGCCCAAGCGTCGGCGGCGATGCTGGCGATGCTGTCGCTTGGGCTGCCCGCCTATGTGATCGTAAAGGCCCTGCAGCCGAGCTTCTTCGCCCGCGAGAACACCAAGACGCCGATGATCTATTCGGGAATCGCCATGACGCTGGGGGCCGTGCTCTCCGTCGTGCTGTTCTACGTGCTCGGGCCACCCGGCATCGCGCTCGCCACGAGCCTGTCGGGCTGGATCAACGTGGTCTTGCTCGCCTGGGCCTTGAGGAAACGGGGCGAGTTCATCCTGGACGAGCGCTTTCGCTCGGCTTTTCTCGGCATCGTCCTTGCCAGTACCGCCATGGGGTTTGGCCTGTGGTGGGCGGCCTCCGCGCTCCAGCCCTATTTCGATCCGGGCTACGGGCTCCTTCTGCAAATTGTTGCCCTGGCAGGGCTCATCGCTTTCGGGCTCGCGCTCTATTTCGCCATCGGCACGCTTGCCGGCGCCGTGAAGCCCCGGA
- a CDS encoding [protein-PII] uridylyltransferase — protein sequence MDQAVIKRSPYFDFDLLREEADAVARKHAGQDMQMRAALVEFLKPRVEEARALAKAQLDDDGDGRACAAGLSAFQDELIRLAYDFTTRHVYRAENPSKSERMAVVAQGGYGRGLLAPGSDIDLLFLLPYKQTAWGESVAEYILYLLWDLGFTVGHAARTISQCVRLSMADMTIRTALLDARLILGDEKLFAEFLHRYRREVLDVDARAFVEAKLAEQHARHSRSGASRYLVEPNIKEGTGGLRDLHTLHWLAKHIYPDQAEEEFVEAGVFTHAEYASFRRCEFFLWTVRCHLHFLTDREEDRLSFDLQRAMAERLGYRDHAGLSGVERFMKHYFMIALEVGQLTRIVCTALELKQLKSVPSLDALLAPFDWRRRAKLRRTSDFRIDNGRISAVARTPFKTDPVNFIRLFVVADESQAALSPEVLRQIRANFRYIDEDLRQDQTANKLFLKLLTSARDPEVALRKMTEAGVLGRFLPEWGRVVSMMQFNMYHHFTVNEHLVRTVGYLDAIERGKLAAEHPLASEIIKTIDNRRALYVAALLHDVAKGRDEDHSIAGARIARELCPRLGLTPSETETVSWLVEQHLTMSLFAQSRDLNDPKTISDFVAIVQSRERLKLLLILTVCDICAVGPGTWTGWKGQLLRTLYYEVEPILGGGHTELTRSQRLQRTQGALRERLADWPQEELDRFIDRHYPAYWLRTDLDALVEHAELMRSAEQQNSVIATHIATDAFRGVTQLTLLAPNHPWLLAMVAGACTGAGANIADAQISTTRDGMALDTIHLQREFDHAEDEERRARKIANSIERMLMGETDVVDVIKAKVLSTSRLSAFSVEPQVIIDNTLSDALTVIEINGLDRPGLLYEITREISNLNLDIASAHIATFGEKAVDVFYVTDLTGKKIRSSSRESLIRERLTRVLVETQEPELEVL from the coding sequence ATGGACCAAGCCGTTATCAAAAGATCTCCTTATTTCGATTTCGACCTGTTGCGCGAAGAAGCGGATGCCGTGGCGCGCAAGCATGCCGGCCAAGACATGCAGATGCGTGCAGCGCTGGTCGAGTTCCTGAAGCCACGAGTGGAAGAGGCCCGCGCATTGGCGAAGGCCCAGCTGGACGATGACGGGGACGGCCGCGCCTGCGCCGCGGGCCTGTCCGCCTTTCAGGACGAGTTGATCCGGCTGGCTTACGACTTCACCACGCGCCACGTCTACCGGGCCGAAAACCCGTCCAAGTCGGAGCGCATGGCTGTGGTTGCGCAAGGCGGTTACGGGCGTGGCCTGCTCGCGCCGGGATCGGATATCGACCTGCTTTTCCTGCTGCCCTACAAGCAAACCGCCTGGGGCGAGAGCGTCGCGGAATACATTCTGTATCTGCTGTGGGATCTCGGCTTCACGGTGGGACATGCAGCGCGCACGATCAGCCAGTGCGTGCGGCTCAGCATGGCCGACATGACGATCCGCACGGCGCTGCTCGATGCGCGATTGATCCTCGGCGACGAGAAGCTCTTCGCCGAGTTTCTGCACCGCTATCGCCGCGAAGTGCTTGATGTGGATGCGCGTGCGTTCGTGGAGGCAAAGCTGGCCGAGCAGCATGCGCGTCATTCGCGCTCAGGCGCCTCCCGTTACCTCGTCGAACCGAACATCAAGGAAGGCACGGGTGGCCTGCGCGATCTACACACGCTGCACTGGCTGGCCAAGCACATCTATCCCGATCAGGCCGAGGAGGAGTTCGTCGAGGCCGGCGTTTTCACCCACGCCGAATATGCCAGCTTTCGCCGCTGCGAGTTCTTTCTGTGGACGGTCCGCTGTCACCTGCATTTTCTGACGGACCGGGAAGAAGACCGGCTGAGCTTCGATCTGCAACGTGCCATGGCCGAACGGCTTGGCTACCGCGACCACGCGGGCCTCAGCGGTGTCGAACGCTTCATGAAGCACTACTTCATGATTGCGCTGGAGGTCGGCCAGCTGACGCGCATCGTGTGTACGGCGCTCGAATTGAAGCAGCTGAAGTCGGTACCCTCGCTCGATGCGCTTCTGGCGCCGTTCGATTGGCGCCGCCGCGCCAAGCTGCGCCGCACGTCGGACTTCCGGATCGACAACGGCCGGATCTCCGCGGTCGCAAGGACGCCTTTCAAGACCGACCCGGTGAACTTCATCCGGCTGTTCGTGGTGGCGGACGAGAGCCAGGCCGCGCTGTCGCCCGAAGTACTGCGCCAGATTCGCGCGAACTTCCGCTATATCGACGAAGACCTGCGCCAGGATCAGACCGCCAACAAGCTGTTCCTGAAGCTGCTGACATCGGCGCGCGATCCGGAAGTCGCGTTGCGCAAGATGACCGAAGCGGGCGTGCTCGGCCGCTTTCTGCCGGAATGGGGGCGGGTCGTTTCGATGATGCAGTTCAACATGTATCATCACTTCACGGTCAACGAGCACCTGGTCCGCACGGTCGGCTATCTCGATGCCATTGAGCGCGGAAAACTGGCCGCAGAGCACCCGCTCGCGAGTGAGATCATCAAGACGATCGACAACCGCCGCGCGCTCTATGTCGCTGCGCTGCTCCACGATGTGGCCAAGGGGCGCGACGAAGACCATTCCATCGCCGGGGCGCGCATCGCCCGCGAGCTGTGTCCGCGCTTGGGGCTGACGCCGTCGGAAACAGAGACGGTGTCCTGGCTCGTCGAGCAGCACCTCACCATGAGTCTGTTCGCGCAGAGCCGCGACCTCAACGATCCGAAGACGATAAGCGATTTCGTCGCAATCGTGCAGAGCCGGGAGCGGCTCAAACTGCTCCTGATCCTGACGGTCTGCGATATCTGCGCCGTCGGGCCCGGGACCTGGACGGGCTGGAAAGGGCAGCTCCTGCGGACACTGTACTACGAGGTCGAGCCGATCCTCGGCGGGGGGCATACGGAACTCACGCGGTCGCAGCGGCTGCAGCGGACGCAAGGAGCTTTGCGCGAGAGACTCGCCGACTGGCCCCAAGAGGAGCTGGATCGTTTCATAGACCGGCACTATCCGGCTTACTGGCTGCGGACCGATCTCGACGCATTGGTTGAGCACGCCGAACTCATGCGCTCGGCGGAGCAGCAGAACAGCGTGATTGCCACGCACATTGCGACGGATGCGTTCCGCGGGGTCACGCAGCTCACCCTGCTGGCACCGAATCATCCCTGGCTGCTCGCCATGGTGGCCGGCGCCTGCACGGGGGCGGGCGCCAACATCGCCGATGCGCAGATCTCGACGACGCGGGACGGCATGGCCCTCGACACCATCCATCTTCAGCGCGAGTTCGATCACGCCGAGGACGAGGAGCGGCGCGCCCGCAAGATCGCGAACTCGATCGAGCGCATGCTCATGGGCGAAACAGACGTGGTCGACGTCATCAAGGCGAAGGTGCTCAGCACCTCGCGCCTGTCCGCCTTCTCCGTCGAGCCGCAAGTGATCATCGACAACACGCTGTCCGATGCGCTGACGGTGATCGAGATCAACGGGCTCGACCGACCCGGCCTGCTGTACGAGATCACGCGTGAAATATCGAACCTCAATCTCGACATCGCATCGGCGCATATCGCGACGTTCGGCGAAAAGGCCGTGGACGTGTTTTATGTGACGGACCTGACCGGCAAGAAGATCAGGAGTTCGAGTCGCGAGTCCCTCATCCGCGAGCGTCTGACCCGGGTGCTTGTGGAAACCCAAGAGCCGGAGCTGGAGGTGCTGTGA
- the mutS gene encoding DNA mismatch repair protein MutS, which yields MIGGTKEPFRAPEGVTPMMAQYLEIKAANADSLLFYRMGDFYEMFFEDASVASRALGIALTKRGKHLGEDIPMCGVPVHAADDYLQKLIALGHRVAVCEQTEDPAEAKKRGAKAVVRRDVVRLVTPGTLTEESLLDARAHNFLTALFREPQGEGTEPRLALASIDISTGELIAATCKLTDIPGELARIRPGEVLVGEDLASDAGIRARIDEAGAALTPCPRAHFDSARGERALKERLGVATLDAFGDFSRAELAALAGLLTYVELTQVGRMPLLRPPRRESADRLLLIDAATRTNLELVRSNQGTRAGSLLAAIDRTVTAAGARDSRGASPAPSTDVALVNARLDAVGYLADEPRLRQDLRDALKAAPDLARSLSRLAFGRGTPRDLGAVGAAIGAAHALAARLLRAGDALGLPRELMGIAERLAQAPADVAASLSAALAEELPVNARDGGFVQPGYDAGLDELRALRDGSRKVIAGLQATYAEATGIKSLKVRHNSVLGYFVEVTALHAPTLTAPPHAETFIHRQTMANAVRFSTTELSDLESKITSAADRALALELEIFAKLTAEVMAAERQLSAASAALAELDHYAGLAELAVELRYVRPRVDDSAVFAIEEGRHPMVEQTLRREQAGDFIGNDCRLCGGEGDRNEAPSALVVTGPNMGGKSTFLRQNALIVVLAQAGAFVPAKSAHIGLVDRLFSRVGAADDLARGRSTFMVEMVETAAILNQATPRSFVVLDEIGRGTATFDGLSIAWAALEYLHEVNRSRVLFATHYHELTALADRLPHAANATVEVKEWREEIVFLYRVKMGAADRSYGIHVAKLAGLPAPVLKRAGAVLAELEKADGRPKPADLAGDLPLFQAAAAQEAASSPSKLEEALRDFNPDAMTPKEAIEALYRLRALLEDDA from the coding sequence ATGATCGGCGGCACGAAAGAGCCGTTCCGCGCGCCCGAGGGCGTCACGCCGATGATGGCGCAATACTTGGAAATCAAGGCCGCCAACGCCGACAGCCTCCTCTTCTATCGCATGGGCGATTTCTACGAGATGTTCTTTGAGGACGCGTCTGTCGCCTCGCGTGCGCTCGGGATCGCTCTCACCAAGCGCGGCAAGCACCTCGGCGAAGACATTCCCATGTGCGGCGTGCCTGTCCATGCCGCCGATGATTACCTGCAGAAGCTCATCGCGCTCGGCCACCGCGTCGCCGTGTGCGAGCAGACCGAGGACCCGGCCGAGGCCAAGAAGCGGGGTGCGAAAGCGGTCGTGCGCCGCGACGTGGTGCGCCTCGTGACGCCGGGGACGCTGACCGAGGAGTCGCTGCTCGATGCGCGCGCCCATAACTTCCTCACGGCCCTGTTCCGCGAACCGCAAGGTGAAGGCACCGAGCCTCGCCTGGCACTGGCCTCGATCGATATCTCCACAGGCGAACTGATCGCGGCGACCTGCAAACTCACGGACATTCCGGGCGAGCTGGCGCGCATCCGGCCCGGCGAGGTGCTTGTTGGCGAGGATCTCGCGAGCGACGCCGGCATCCGCGCGCGCATCGATGAGGCCGGGGCTGCGCTCACGCCCTGCCCACGCGCCCATTTCGATTCGGCCCGCGGCGAGCGCGCGCTGAAAGAGCGCCTCGGCGTAGCGACGCTCGATGCGTTCGGCGATTTCTCGCGGGCGGAACTCGCGGCACTTGCCGGTCTCCTCACCTATGTGGAGCTCACCCAGGTTGGCCGCATGCCGCTCTTGCGTCCGCCGCGCCGGGAATCGGCGGACCGGCTGCTGCTGATCGATGCGGCGACGCGCACCAATCTCGAACTGGTGCGGTCGAACCAAGGGACGCGGGCGGGCAGTCTTCTGGCGGCGATCGACCGGACTGTCACGGCGGCCGGCGCGCGCGACTCGCGAGGCGCATCTCCAGCCCCCTCAACGGACGTAGCCCTGGTTAACGCCCGCCTCGACGCCGTGGGTTATCTCGCCGACGAGCCGCGCCTGCGTCAGGATCTGCGGGATGCCCTGAAAGCTGCACCCGACCTCGCCCGTTCGCTTTCACGCCTCGCCTTCGGCCGCGGCACGCCGCGCGATCTCGGCGCGGTCGGTGCGGCGATCGGGGCGGCGCACGCGCTCGCGGCCCGGCTCCTCAGGGCCGGCGACGCGCTGGGCCTGCCGCGCGAGCTGATGGGGATCGCCGAACGCCTGGCGCAAGCGCCCGCGGACGTGGCGGCGTCGTTGTCTGCCGCCCTTGCCGAAGAGTTGCCCGTCAATGCGCGGGATGGGGGCTTCGTGCAGCCCGGATACGATGCCGGTCTCGATGAACTGCGCGCCTTGCGCGACGGCAGCCGCAAAGTCATCGCCGGCTTGCAGGCGACGTATGCCGAGGCCACCGGCATCAAGTCGCTCAAGGTCCGGCACAACAGCGTGCTCGGCTATTTCGTCGAGGTCACCGCGCTCCATGCGCCGACGCTCACGGCGCCGCCGCATGCGGAAACCTTCATTCACCGTCAGACCATGGCGAACGCGGTGCGGTTCTCGACGACCGAACTCTCGGACCTCGAGTCCAAGATCACCTCCGCCGCCGACCGGGCGCTGGCGCTGGAGCTCGAGATCTTCGCCAAACTCACGGCCGAAGTCATGGCTGCGGAGCGGCAACTGTCGGCGGCCAGCGCCGCGCTCGCCGAACTCGATCACTATGCGGGGCTCGCGGAGCTTGCCGTCGAACTGCGCTATGTGCGCCCGCGCGTCGACGACAGCGCCGTGTTCGCAATCGAGGAAGGCCGGCACCCGATGGTGGAGCAGACCTTGCGGCGCGAGCAGGCCGGCGACTTCATCGGCAACGATTGCCGGCTGTGCGGCGGCGAAGGCGACCGCAACGAGGCTCCAAGTGCGCTCGTGGTCACAGGCCCCAACATGGGCGGCAAATCGACGTTTCTGCGCCAGAACGCACTGATCGTGGTGCTGGCGCAAGCCGGGGCCTTCGTTCCGGCCAAGTCCGCCCATATCGGCCTTGTCGATAGGCTCTTCAGCCGCGTCGGCGCCGCGGATGATCTTGCGCGCGGACGCTCCACGTTCATGGTCGAAATGGTCGAGACCGCCGCGATTCTGAACCAGGCGACGCCCCGGTCCTTCGTGGTGCTCGACGAAATCGGACGCGGCACGGCGACATTCGACGGGTTGTCGATTGCGTGGGCCGCACTCGAATATCTTCACGAGGTCAACCGGTCGCGCGTGCTGTTCGCAACCCACTACCACGAACTGACGGCGCTTGCGGACCGGCTCCCCCATGCCGCCAACGCGACCGTCGAGGTCAAGGAATGGCGAGAGGAGATCGTCTTCCTGTATCGCGTGAAGATGGGCGCCGCCGACCGGTCCTATGGTATCCATGTGGCCAAGCTGGCAGGACTGCCGGCGCCGGTGCTCAAGCGCGCGGGCGCGGTTCTCGCCGAGCTGGAAAAGGCCGACGGACGTCCGAAACCCGCCGATCTCGCCGGCGATCTGCCGCTGTTTCAGGCGGCTGCGGCGCAAGAGGCGGCCTCGTCGCCGTCTAAGCTGGAGGAGGCGCTGCGGGACTTCAATCCGGACGCCATGACGCCGAAAGAAGCCATCGAGGCGCTGTATCGCCTGCGGGCCCTGTTAGAAGACGATGCCTAG
- a CDS encoding DUF6869 domain-containing protein, whose product MLNLIAKGKPLGQLLVFRASVATPLLLELALRQPRLRWLMGRQAASIGNGKVDDPDLARRLLAICDEPAYRAWEDAAHPKSEPVAFESLPVPDLAAKWVEIMSRSDIEIERDHQWYDLYDYQHTLTVREPLKGLALVKAILEIEDNPNLLGILSAGMLEDLIPYEDGPVVDAVVAEAADNPQFQDLLCGVWFDQLSAQVVARLKWACGQRRP is encoded by the coding sequence GTGCTCAATCTGATCGCCAAGGGCAAGCCGCTCGGTCAGCTTCTTGTCTTCCGCGCCTCGGTGGCGACGCCTCTCCTGCTAGAGCTTGCGCTGCGGCAGCCACGGCTGCGGTGGCTGATGGGCCGCCAGGCGGCGTCCATAGGGAACGGCAAGGTGGACGATCCGGATTTGGCGCGGCGCCTCCTGGCGATCTGCGACGAGCCCGCCTACCGCGCCTGGGAAGACGCGGCGCATCCCAAGTCCGAGCCGGTCGCGTTCGAGTCCTTACCCGTTCCCGACTTGGCCGCGAAATGGGTAGAGATCATGTCGCGCTCCGATATCGAGATCGAGCGCGACCATCAGTGGTACGACCTCTACGATTACCAGCACACCCTGACTGTACGCGAGCCCTTGAAAGGCCTGGCCTTGGTGAAAGCCATTCTCGAGATCGAAGACAACCCGAACCTGCTCGGCATCCTATCCGCCGGGATGCTGGAGGACCTGATACCCTATGAGGACGGTCCGGTCGTCGATGCGGTGGTGGCCGAGGCTGCGGACAATCCGCAGTTCCAGGACCTGTTGTGCGGCGTGTGGTTCGATCAGTTGAGCGCGCAAGTGGTGGCGCGACTCAAATGGGCATGCGGTCAGAGACGGCCATGA
- the rdgB gene encoding RdgB/HAM1 family non-canonical purine NTP pyrophosphatase yields MLSPGVLHPGSKIVVASHNEGKVRELGELFEPLGITCISAGSLDLPEPEETGDTFEANALLKAHAAARGSGMMALADDSGLEVDALGGDPGIHSARWGGPDKDFALAMRKVHEALEATGGAFSHANFTCALALAAPNGEEAVFTGKVFGHIQWPPRGERGFGYDPIFVPEDYKETFGEMDPSLKNDLSHRMRAFEQLIEATYAKADDENAV; encoded by the coding sequence GTGCTCAGTCCCGGCGTTCTTCATCCCGGCTCGAAAATCGTGGTCGCCAGTCACAACGAGGGCAAGGTGCGCGAACTCGGCGAGTTGTTCGAACCGCTCGGCATCACTTGCATCTCGGCGGGCAGTCTCGATCTGCCGGAGCCAGAGGAGACCGGCGACACGTTCGAGGCCAACGCGCTGCTCAAGGCCCATGCGGCGGCACGCGGATCGGGCATGATGGCGCTGGCGGACGATTCCGGGCTCGAAGTCGACGCGCTCGGCGGCGATCCCGGCATTCACTCGGCGCGATGGGGCGGCCCGGACAAGGATTTCGCGCTTGCCATGCGGAAGGTGCACGAGGCGTTGGAAGCCACCGGCGGAGCCTTCAGCCACGCCAACTTCACTTGCGCTCTGGCGCTCGCGGCCCCCAACGGCGAGGAAGCCGTTTTCACGGGCAAGGTCTTCGGGCATATCCAATGGCCGCCGCGCGGGGAGCGGGGCTTCGGCTATGATCCCATCTTCGTGCCTGAGGACTACAAGGAGACGTTCGGCGAGATGGATCCATCCCTCAAGAACGACCTGTCTCACCGTATGCGCGCCTTCGAACAGCTGATCGAGGCGACCTATGCTAAAGCCGACGACGAAAACGCAGTCTGA
- the hemW gene encoding radical SAM family heme chaperone HemW yields the protein MLKPTTKTQSDAKYGEPFGVYVHWPFCAAKCPYCDFNSHVRHGGIDQDRFLAAYLKELGYFADAAPGRTVTSVFFGGGTPSLMVPRVTGAILDAIAKHWTLDEAAEITLEANPTSVEAENFRGYATAGVNRLSLGVQALDDASLKSLGRLHTADEALAAFALARECFDRISFDLIYAREGQSLDAWREELSRALTFAADHLSLYQLTIEDGTPFAALHAAGRLHVPEGETARAMYLATQDLCEAAGLPAYEVSNHAAPGAESRHNLVYWRGHDYAASAPAAHARIATDGTKRALSTLRLPEDWLAQVEARGHGLMSDEPLSHRESAEEYLLMALRLAEGMNLSRFENFAGEPLDEHRIDALAAEGLLVRNGTQLTATPSGRLVLERLILELAA from the coding sequence ATGCTAAAGCCGACGACGAAAACGCAGTCTGACGCCAAATACGGCGAGCCGTTCGGCGTCTACGTGCACTGGCCGTTCTGCGCGGCCAAGTGCCCCTATTGCGACTTCAACTCCCATGTGCGCCACGGCGGCATCGATCAGGACCGTTTCCTCGCGGCCTATCTGAAGGAACTTGGGTATTTCGCGGACGCAGCCCCGGGGCGCACGGTGACGAGCGTATTCTTCGGCGGCGGCACGCCCTCGCTCATGGTGCCGCGCGTGACCGGCGCAATCCTGGACGCCATCGCCAAACACTGGACGCTGGACGAGGCCGCGGAGATCACGCTCGAGGCCAATCCCACGAGCGTCGAGGCGGAGAACTTCCGGGGTTACGCGACCGCGGGCGTCAACCGGCTGTCGCTGGGCGTCCAGGCGCTGGACGATGCCAGTCTGAAGTCTCTCGGCCGCCTGCATACGGCCGACGAGGCACTCGCCGCCTTCGCGCTGGCGCGGGAATGTTTCGACCGTATCTCCTTTGACCTAATCTATGCCCGCGAAGGGCAGTCTCTCGATGCCTGGCGGGAGGAACTGTCGCGCGCGCTGACCTTCGCCGCAGATCACCTCTCGCTCTATCAGCTGACCATCGAGGACGGGACACCGTTCGCCGCGCTGCACGCGGCGGGTCGTTTACACGTGCCCGAAGGCGAGACGGCCCGGGCGATGTATCTGGCGACCCAGGACCTGTGTGAGGCGGCAGGGCTCCCCGCCTACGAGGTTTCCAACCATGCCGCGCCGGGTGCCGAATCCCGCCACAACCTCGTCTATTGGCGCGGCCACGACTATGCAGCGTCGGCGCCGGCGGCCCATGCGCGCATCGCGACGGACGGCACGAAACGGGCGCTCTCGACTTTGCGGCTGCCCGAAGACTGGCTCGCCCAAGTCGAAGCGCGCGGGCACGGTCTTATGAGCGACGAGCCGCTCAGCCACCGCGAATCGGCGGAGGAATATCTGTTGATGGCCTTGCGGCTCGCCGAGGGCATGAATCTGTCCCGCTTCGAAAATTTCGCAGGCGAGCCGCTCGACGAGCACCGCATCGACGCGCTCGCTGCCGAAGGGCTGCTCGTCCGGAACGGCACGCAGCTCACGGCGACGCCGTCGGGGCGGCTCGTGCTGGAACGGCTGATCCTGGAACTCGCCGCCTGA
- the rsmI gene encoding 16S rRNA (cytidine(1402)-2'-O)-methyltransferase, translated as MARASEALAELLDRPLPAGLYLVATPIGNLTDISLRALAVLSRAPLIAAEDTRHSRKLLSHYNISAELTPYHEHNAARERPKLLARIDAGYAVALISDAGTPLVSDPGYKLVREALDAGLMVTSIPGPSAALAALTSAGLPTDSFLFGGFLPPKSGPRQARLTALKDTPATLIFFETAPRLAKSLADMAAVLGPREAVIARELTKLHETLHRGTLDALAAQIDAQPVKGEVAVVIAPPRAEEAQVDDARLTADLEAALGAMSLRDAVRAVTDAHGVKRARVYELGLALSKRDRS; from the coding sequence GTGGCTCGAGCCAGCGAAGCGCTGGCCGAACTCCTCGACCGGCCGCTCCCGGCGGGCCTGTATCTCGTGGCGACGCCGATCGGCAATCTTACCGACATCTCCTTGAGGGCGCTTGCGGTCCTCTCCCGCGCGCCGCTGATCGCGGCGGAAGACACGCGGCACTCCCGCAAGCTGCTGTCGCACTACAACATCTCCGCCGAGCTCACGCCCTATCACGAGCACAATGCTGCGCGCGAACGCCCGAAGCTGCTCGCGCGGATCGATGCCGGCTACGCCGTGGCGCTGATCTCGGATGCGGGCACGCCACTCGTCTCGGACCCCGGCTACAAGCTGGTGCGCGAGGCGCTCGATGCGGGGCTGATGGTGACCAGCATTCCCGGACCCTCGGCGGCGCTGGCAGCGCTGACGAGCGCGGGCCTTCCGACGGACTCTTTCCTGTTCGGCGGGTTCCTGCCGCCGAAATCCGGACCGCGCCAGGCGCGGCTCACCGCGCTCAAGGATACGCCCGCAACGCTGATCTTCTTCGAGACCGCGCCGCGCCTCGCCAAGAGCCTTGCCGACATGGCCGCGGTGTTGGGCCCACGCGAAGCGGTGATCGCGCGCGAACTCACCAAGCTGCATGAGACCCTGCATCGCGGCACGCTGGATGCGCTCGCCGCGCAGATCGACGCGCAGCCGGTCAAAGGTGAGGTGGCCGTGGTGATCGCGCCGCCACGCGCCGAGGAGGCGCAAGTTGACGATGCGCGCCTCACGGCGGACTTGGAGGCGGCGCTTGGGGCCATGAGCCTGCGCGACGCGGTGCGCGCGGTGACGGATGCGCATGGGGTGAAACGCGCGCGGGTCTACGAGTTGGGCCTCGCCTTGTCTAAGCGGGACAGATCATGA
- a CDS encoding YraN family protein, which produces MSRARARAYRDGVMAETLTAWLFRLKGYRIVAKRYRSPVGEIDLVATKGERLAFVEVKHRKTHDEAAFAVTARQKQRIVRAAQYWIASHPDFVGHAIAFDVVLCAPWTLPQHVENAFPV; this is translated from the coding sequence ATGAGCCGGGCTCGCGCACGCGCCTACCGCGACGGCGTCATGGCCGAGACGCTCACCGCCTGGCTCTTCCGCCTCAAAGGCTATCGCATCGTGGCGAAGCGCTACCGTTCGCCGGTGGGGGAGATCGATCTCGTCGCCACCAAGGGCGAGCGACTAGCGTTCGTGGAGGTGAAGCACCGGAAGACCCACGACGAGGCGGCGTTCGCGGTGACGGCGCGGCAGAAGCAGCGCATCGTTCGCGCGGCTCAATACTGGATCGCAAGCCATCCGGATTTCGTCGGCCATGCCATCGCCTTCGACGTGGTGCTGTGCGCCCCTTGGACCCTGCCGCAGCACGTGGAAAACGCGTTCCCCGTGTGA